In Microcaecilia unicolor chromosome 1, aMicUni1.1, whole genome shotgun sequence, the following are encoded in one genomic region:
- the LOC115462980 gene encoding oocyte zinc finger protein XlCOF6-like: protein MQHEKSNKETRMCTNTEHGKCFINKADITKQKKNTTDERISSCPGCEKSSNKEEHFHQGQSSVSSAECQKSFSQEEAVTDHQKTQTGEESDTSTKSEIIFCSKANLSKYQEIKKNERLYTSADSGKSACWEGNLTMLKRLHSVVKPFTSTHCGKSFSQNGRIRTGMKLFTCTECNKSFRQKVELTEHQRLHTRGKLCTCTECGKSFTEKRTLTRHQRIHTGEKPFTCSECGKSFTAKATLTIHQRIHTGEKPFTCTECGKRFNDKRTLTRHQRIHTGEKPFTCIECGKSFTTKVKLTVHQRIHTGERPFTCSECGKSFSLKATLIKHQKIHTGEKPFTCIECGKSFSVKATLITHQKLHTGEKPFICSQCGKSFSVRRYLTIHHRRHAGEKSFTCSECGKSFTEKKTLTIHQRIHTGEKPFKCSECGKRFSKKETLITHQKIHTGEKPFICNHECGKSFSEKRTLTRHQRIHTGEKPFTCSECGKSFTEKKTLTIHQRIHSGEKPFKCSECVKSFIKKGTLIRHQKIHTGEKPFKCIECGKSFVWKETLKVHQKIHTGEKPFTCSECGKSFTEKRTLITHQRIHTGENLFTCSECGKSFTEKRTLITHQRIHTGEKPFTCSECGKSFTEKKALTKHQRIHSGEKPFKCSECVKSFSEKITLIRHQKIHTGEKPFKCIECSKSFVWKKTLKVHQKIHTGEKPFTCSECGKSFTEKKTLTIHQRIHTGERPFKCIECGKNFMWRQTLKIHQKIHSGGK from the exons ATGCAACATGAAAAATCTAATAAAGAAACTAGAATGTGTACAAATACAGAACATGGGAAATGCTTTATCAACAAAGCAGACAttacaaaacagaagaaaaacaccactgatgagagaatatcttcatgtcctggATGTGAGAAAAGCTCCAACAAGGAAGAACATTTCCACCAAGGACAGAGCTCAGTTTCCAGTGCTGAATGTCAGAAAAGCTTTAGTCAAGAGGAAGCAGTCACAGATCATCAAAAAACTCAAACGGGTGAGGAATCGGACACTTCCACTAAATCTGAAATAATATTTTGTAGTAAGGCAAATCTCTCAAAATACCAGGAGATCAAGAAAAATGAGAGATTATATACTTCTGCTGACAGTGGTAAAAGTGCTTGTTGGGAAGGAAACCTCACAATGCTCAAGAGACTTCATTCagtagtgaaaccatttacatctactcattgtggtaaaagcttcagtcagaacgGGAGAATCCGCACAGGAATGAAACTATTTACCTGCACTGAATGTAATAAGAGTTTCAGGCAGAAGGTAGAGCTCACAGAACATCAGAGACTCCACACAAGAGGGAAACTGTGTacttgtactgagtgtggtaaaagctttactgagaagagaacactgaccagacaccagagaatccacacaggtgagaagccatttacatgtagtgagtgtggtaaaagctttactgcaaaggcaacactgaccatacaccagagaatacacacaggtgagaagccatttacatgtactgagtgtggtaaaagatttAATGACAAGAGAacactgaccagacaccagagaatccacacaggagagaagccatttacatgtattgagtgtggtaaaagctttactacaAAGGTAAAATTGAccgtacaccagagaatccatacaggagagagGCCATTTAcgtgtagtgagtgtggtaaaagctttagtttaAAGGCAACACTGATcaaacaccagaaaatccatacaggagagaagccatttacatgtattgagtgtggtaaaagctttagtgtaAAGGCAACCCTGATCACACACCAGAAactccatacaggagagaagccatttatatgtagtcagtgtggtaaaagctttagcgtAAGGAGATATCTGACCATACACCACAGAAGACATGCAGGTGAGAAGtcgtttacatgtagtgagtgtggtaaaagctttactgagaagaaaacactgaccatacatcagagaatccacacaggagaaaagccatttaaatgtagtgagtgtggtaaacgCTTTAGTAAAAAGGAAACGCTGAtcacacaccagaaaatccatacaggagagaaaccatttatatGTAATCA tgagtgtggtaaaagctttagtgagaagagaacactgaccagacaccagagaatccacacaggggagAAAccgtttacatgtagtgagtgtggtaaaagctttactgagaagaaaacactgaccattcatcagagaatccactcaggagaaaagccatttaaatgtagtgAGTGTGTTAAAAGCTTTATTAAAAAGGGAACACTGATcagacaccagaaaatccatacaggagaaaagccatttaaatgtatagagtgtggtaaaagcttcgtGTGGAAGGAAACACTCAAAgtacaccagaaaatccatacaggggagaagccatttacatgtagtgagtgtggtaaaagctttactgagaagagaacactgatcacacaccagagaatccacacaggggagaatctgtttacatgtagtgagtgtggtaaaagctttactgagaagagaacactgatcacacaccagagaatccacacaggggagaaaccatttacatgtagtgagtgtggtaaaagctttactgagaagaaagcACTGACcaaacatcagagaatccactcaggagaaaagccatttaaatgtagtgAGTGTGTTAAAAGCTTTAGTGAGAAGATAACACTGATcagacaccagaaaatccatacaggagaaaagccatttaaatgtatagagtgtagtaaaagcttcgtatggaagaaaacactcaaagtacaccagaaaatccatacaggggagaagccatttacatgtagtgagtgtggtaaaagctttactgagaagaaaacactgaccatacatcagagaatccatacaggagaAAGGCCATTTAAGTGTAttgagtgtggtaaaaacttcATGTGGAGGCAAACACTCAAAATACACCAGAAAATCCATTCAGGAGGGAAATGA